A stretch of Leisingera sp. S132 DNA encodes these proteins:
- a CDS encoding electron transfer flavoprotein subunit beta/FixA family protein, which produces MKVLVPVKRVIDYNVKVRVKADGSGVDLANVKMSMNPFDEIAVEEAIRLKEAGKADEVVAVSIGVKQAQETLRTALAMGADRAILVVAADDVHTDIEPLAVAKILAKVVEEEQPGVVLCGKQAIDNDMNATGQMLSALLGWSQGTFASELDIEGGNAKVTREVDGGLQTISVKMPAIITVDLRLNEPRYASLPNIMKAKKKPLDEKTAADYGVDVTPRLEIVKTEEPPARAAGIIVGSVDELVEKLKEAGAV; this is translated from the coding sequence ATGAAGGTACTCGTGCCTGTCAAACGCGTGATTGACTACAACGTGAAGGTCCGCGTCAAAGCGGACGGCAGCGGTGTCGATCTCGCCAACGTGAAAATGTCGATGAACCCCTTCGACGAAATCGCTGTCGAAGAAGCCATCCGCCTGAAAGAAGCCGGCAAGGCTGATGAGGTGGTTGCGGTTTCCATCGGCGTCAAGCAGGCTCAGGAAACCCTGCGCACCGCCCTGGCGATGGGTGCGGACCGCGCCATCCTGGTGGTTGCTGCCGACGACGTGCACACCGACATCGAGCCGCTGGCCGTTGCAAAAATCCTGGCCAAAGTGGTCGAGGAAGAGCAGCCCGGCGTCGTGCTCTGCGGCAAGCAGGCAATCGACAACGACATGAACGCAACCGGCCAGATGCTGTCGGCGCTGCTGGGCTGGTCCCAGGGCACCTTTGCCTCGGAACTGGACATCGAAGGCGGCAACGCCAAGGTGACCCGTGAGGTTGACGGCGGCCTGCAGACCATCTCCGTGAAGATGCCCGCCATCATCACCGTGGACCTGCGCCTGAACGAGCCGCGCTATGCGTCGCTGCCGAACATCATGAAGGCGAAGAAAAAGCCGCTGGACGAGAAGACCGCCGCCGACTACGGCGTCGACGTCACCCCGCGCCTGGAAATCGTCAAGACCGAAGAGCCGCCGGCACGCGCCGCAGGCATCATCGTCGGCTCTGTCGACGAGCTGGTTGAGAAACTCAAAGAAGCGGGGGCTGTGTAA
- a CDS encoding electron transfer flavoprotein subunit alpha/FixB family protein, protein MAVLLLAEVTDGALALDATAKAVAAAAPLGDVTVLAAGASAAAAGEEAAKIAGVAKVLVAEDASLGHRLAEPTAALIAGLASDFEHIVAPATTDAKNVLPRVAALLDVMVISDVSGVVDGNTFERPIYAGNAIQTVKSNDAKKVVSFRTASFDAAGEGGSASVETISAAANPGLSEWVEDKVAASDRPELTSAGIVVSGGRGVGSEEDFKLIENLADKLGAAVGASRAAVDSGYAPNDWQVGQTGKVVAPDLYVAVGISGAIQHLAGMKDSKVIVAINKDEEAPIFQVADFGLVADLFEAVPALTEKLG, encoded by the coding sequence ATGGCTGTTCTTCTCCTTGCTGAAGTGACCGACGGCGCGCTGGCGCTGGACGCGACCGCAAAAGCCGTTGCCGCTGCCGCACCGCTGGGCGACGTGACCGTTCTGGCCGCTGGCGCCTCTGCTGCCGCAGCTGGCGAAGAAGCTGCCAAGATCGCAGGCGTTGCCAAGGTTCTGGTTGCTGAGGACGCATCCCTGGGCCACCGCCTGGCGGAGCCGACCGCGGCGCTGATCGCTGGCCTGGCGTCCGACTTCGAGCACATCGTTGCGCCCGCCACCACCGACGCCAAAAACGTTCTGCCGCGCGTTGCAGCCCTGCTGGACGTGATGGTGATCTCGGACGTGTCCGGCGTTGTCGACGGCAACACCTTCGAGCGCCCGATCTATGCCGGCAACGCGATCCAGACCGTGAAGTCGAACGACGCCAAGAAAGTCGTCTCCTTCCGCACCGCGTCGTTTGACGCTGCTGGCGAAGGCGGTTCCGCTTCCGTGGAAACGATCTCGGCTGCGGCAAACCCGGGCCTGTCCGAGTGGGTCGAAGACAAGGTTGCCGCAAGCGACCGTCCCGAGCTGACCTCGGCCGGCATCGTTGTCTCCGGCGGCCGCGGCGTTGGCTCCGAGGAAGACTTCAAACTGATCGAGAACCTGGCCGACAAGCTGGGCGCCGCCGTTGGCGCGTCCCGCGCGGCGGTCGACTCGGGCTATGCCCCGAACGACTGGCAGGTGGGTCAGACCGGCAAGGTTGTTGCACCGGACCTGTATGTCGCTGTCGGCATCTCCGGCGCCATTCAGCACCTGGCCGGCATGAAGGACTCCAAGGTCATCGTGGCGATCAACAAGGACGAGGAAGCACCGATCTTCCAGGTTGCGGACTTTGGCCTGGTTGCCGACCTGTTCGAAGCCGTCCCGGCCC